One genomic window of Micrococcus flavus includes the following:
- a CDS encoding PP2C family protein-serine/threonine phosphatase, with translation MSEQPTTGAADPAQPEAVAVTHVGAVRELNEDAWAIVGEPLLLAAVADGMGGHEAGEVASAAAVELLEHRVPEVLAPGATHTPQELGALVHEANAAVIDSGGGRSGTTLTALACLDVERGRWAIANVGDSRAYLRPVGAPVLQQLTVDHSAVQMMVEAGELTPAEARVHPRRNVITRALGSSHALTVDVTEIDVAPGDRLLLCSDGLTGELLDEEIRAILDDAGALSEAAERLVEAALWRGGRDNITVVLVGFPRP, from the coding sequence ATGAGCGAGCAGCCGACCACCGGCGCGGCCGACCCCGCGCAGCCCGAGGCGGTGGCGGTGACCCACGTGGGAGCCGTCCGGGAGCTGAACGAGGACGCGTGGGCGATCGTCGGGGAGCCGCTGCTGCTGGCGGCGGTGGCGGACGGCATGGGCGGTCACGAGGCCGGGGAGGTGGCCTCGGCCGCCGCCGTCGAGCTGCTCGAGCACCGCGTCCCGGAGGTCCTCGCCCCGGGCGCGACGCACACCCCCCAGGAGCTCGGCGCGCTCGTCCACGAGGCCAACGCCGCCGTGATCGACTCCGGCGGGGGCCGCTCCGGAACCACCCTCACGGCCCTGGCGTGCCTGGACGTGGAGCGGGGCCGCTGGGCGATCGCCAACGTGGGGGACTCCCGCGCCTACCTGCGCCCCGTGGGCGCCCCCGTCCTGCAGCAGCTGACCGTGGACCACTCCGCCGTGCAGATGATGGTCGAGGCCGGGGAGCTGACGCCGGCCGAGGCCCGCGTGCACCCGCGCCGCAACGTCATCACCCGCGCGCTGGGTTCGAGCCACGCCCTCACGGTGGACGTCACCGAGATCGACGTCGCGCCCGGCGACCGGCTCCTGCTGTGCAGCGACGGCCTGACCGGCGAGCTGCTGGACGAGGAGATCCGCGCCATCCTCGACGACGCCGGCGCGCTCTCCGAGGCCGCCGAGCGTCTCGTGGAGGCCGCGCTGTGGCGCGGCGGCCGGGACAACATCACCGTGGTGCTGGTCGGCTTCCCCCGCCCCTGA
- a CDS encoding adenylate/guanylate cyclase domain-containing protein has protein sequence MTRHRPDPATPVTAPLPVVPPSDGSRPDAGRPRRTPAPVAQPGWTSAMRTLDAGLVAGPPAISRREAARRLGITAGAARRISRALGYPDVPDGETVFSEEDLNAFDAVLQLVREGTLNEDTAVSLARSVGQMTDRMVVWQIEALVEDQISSEGRTDPEARRAAVDLLPQIISPLEKVMQVVYRRQLNNAVQRLTVRVEAGLAASEQGRDGSEDDAPLPLARAVGFADMVSYTTLSRTMDERTLARTVQRFESRAAEIIAAGGGWLVKTIGDEVLFNAETPEAGAEIALALSEAMAADTELPSARVSLAWGRVLSRLGDIYGPTVNLASRLTSLADPGTVLVDAMTAAALSEDERFVLVPQPPRIVRGFGEVRPSLLMNGAAQPLITD, from the coding sequence CGCCGCACGCCCGCGCCCGTCGCCCAGCCCGGCTGGACGAGCGCGATGCGCACGCTCGACGCCGGACTCGTGGCCGGTCCCCCCGCCATCTCCCGTCGGGAGGCGGCCCGCCGCCTCGGCATCACCGCCGGCGCCGCCCGCCGGATCTCCCGGGCCCTGGGCTACCCGGACGTGCCGGACGGGGAGACCGTGTTCTCCGAGGAGGACCTCAACGCGTTCGACGCCGTCCTCCAGCTGGTCCGCGAGGGCACCCTCAACGAGGACACGGCCGTGTCCCTGGCCCGCTCGGTGGGTCAGATGACGGACCGCATGGTGGTCTGGCAGATCGAGGCGCTGGTGGAGGACCAGATCTCCTCGGAGGGCCGGACGGACCCCGAGGCCCGCCGCGCCGCCGTCGACCTGCTGCCGCAGATCATCAGTCCGCTCGAGAAGGTCATGCAGGTGGTGTACCGGCGTCAGCTCAACAACGCGGTGCAGCGCCTGACGGTGCGCGTGGAGGCGGGGCTGGCCGCCTCGGAGCAGGGCCGGGACGGCTCGGAGGACGACGCGCCGCTCCCGCTGGCCCGCGCGGTGGGGTTCGCGGACATGGTCTCCTACACCACGCTCTCCCGGACCATGGACGAGCGGACGCTGGCCCGCACGGTCCAGCGGTTCGAGTCCAGGGCCGCGGAGATCATCGCCGCCGGCGGCGGCTGGCTCGTGAAGACCATCGGGGACGAGGTGCTGTTCAACGCGGAGACCCCGGAGGCCGGAGCGGAGATCGCGCTCGCGCTCTCCGAGGCCATGGCGGCGGACACGGAGCTGCCCTCGGCCCGGGTGTCCCTGGCGTGGGGGCGCGTGCTCTCCCGCCTGGGGGACATCTACGGGCCCACCGTGAACCTGGCCTCCCGGCTGACGTCCCTGGCGGATCCGGGTACCGTGCTCGTGGACGCCATGACCGCGGCCGCCCTCTCCGAGGACGAGCGCTTCGTGCTCGTCCCGCAGCCGCCGCGGATCGTCCGGGGGTTCGGAGAGGTCCGCCCCTCCCTCCTCATGAACGGCGCGGCGCAGCCCCTGATCACCGACTGA